The genomic DNA CAAACTGGAACCGCGCAAAGCGCGAAAGGAGCAAGAGCATGACCATCAAACAGGAACCGATGCACGCGGGTGAATTCCTGCTGTCCGAAGGCGCCGGCAATATTTCGCGTGAAGCGATCAACGTCGCGGCCGGTCCAGAGTTGTGGCCCGGACAAATCCTCGGACTGGTGACCGCCTCCGGCGAATTCGCACCGTACGAACCGACGGCAGAGGACGGCACTGAAAACGCGGTCGCCATTCTGTACGGCCCGCTCGGTGAATCCGATGTGGTGCGTCGCGGTCGCGCCGTGGTGCGGTTGGCCGAGGTCAGCGAAGCGCACCTGACCGGTCTGGATCTGGCCGCCGAGAAAGCGCTCGCCACTCATTTCGTGATCGTCCGCTAAGTCGATCCTTCTTTTGTATGCATCCCGCCGCGTGCGGGATTTTTCGTTTCTGGAGAGTACCCATGGCCGATATCGCCATTTTTGAAGACGAAGCGTTTACCGTTATCTCGCTGACCGCTGCGCTCAATGATCAACCCTACCTGCCGGGCCGCATCAGCGCCCTGGGCCTGTTCCGCGAGGAAGGCATTACCACCCTGACCGTGCAGATTGAAAAGGACGGTGACACCCTGGCACTCGTGCCTGCCGGTGAGCGCGGTGGTTCTGGCCTGGTGGTTGCTGCCAGCAAGCGCAACCTAATCCCGTTCAACACCGTGCACCTGCCGGAGCGTTTCACCATCAAGGCGGATGAGATCCAAGGCATCCGCGCCTTCGGCACTCGCACTGAGCTGCAGGCGGTGCAGGACGTGGTCAATGCCCGTCTGGCTAAGGCGCGTCGTCAGTTGGACGCAACGCATGAGTTCCAGCGCATGGGCGCACTCAACGGCCAGATCCTCGACGCCGATGGCCAGACCGTACTGCTGGATCTCTATGAGCGCTTCGGTGTGCAGCGTCAGAAGATGTCCATGGGGCTGACTAAGGCCGATACCGAGCTGCGCGTCATGTGCGGTGAGGCGCTGGACATGCAGGAGGATGCGCTGGGCAGCGTGACCAGTACCGGTTCGCGCGCTTTCTGCGGCAAGAACTTCTGGAACAAGCTGATCGTTCATAAGTCGGTCAAAGAGACCTACCTCAACAGTCAGCAAGCGGCAGCGCTGCGTGGCGACGCCCGGGAAAGCTTCGAGTTCGGCGGCATCATCTGGGAACGTTACCGTGGCAAGGTCGCCGGCGTGTCTTTTGTCCACGACGACAAGGCGCTGCTGGTTCCCGAAGGCGTGCCCGATCTTTACATCTCGGTGTTCGCGCCGGCCGACTACATGGAAACGGTCAACACCCAGGGTATCCCGTACTACAGCATGATTGAGCCGCTGCCCTTCAACAAAGGTATGGCCGGTGAGGCTCAGTCCAACCCGTTGCACCTGTGCACTCGACCGCGCGCTCAGATCCTGCTGGAACTCTGACCGTGGGCTTTCGCGATCTGATCGCCGACATCGACGCGGTGGTGTTCGAAACGCTGGGTGATACGGCGCGGATCGAGGGTCGCGAAGAGCCAGTGTTCGGCATGTTTGCCGCGCCCTGGCTGCAACCCAAGTTCGGCAAGCTCAACACCGGTTTGCGAGAGCCGCGCTTCGAGATTCGTGTCAGCGATTCGCAAGGTCTGGAGCAGGGCATGCTGGTCAGCGTTGACCTGCCTGCCCTGGATGGCGGCGGTGACTACGACTTGATCCAGATTGAACCGAGCGGCGACGGTCTGGTCGCCCTGATTCTGAGGTTGCGGCCATGAGCGTCGGCAGCTATTTCAAACCCTCGGCCGGGGGCGGGATGATCTCTATCCAGTCCTCGGCCGCAGATTTTCAGGCGTTCCAGGACTTTGCCAAGGTGGTGCCGAAAGCGGCTGCTGCGGCGCATCGGCGCGCGATCAACAAGACGTTGGGAAGGTTGCGCACGCACATCGCCCGAGCCGTCAGCCGGTCAGAGCGCATTGCCGTAGCAGCGGTGCGTCAGCGGTTGCGCAGCTATCCAGTTTCCGGCGCGGCCGCGAGCGGCAAACTGTGGTTCGGGTTGAACACCATCGAATCCAGCCGGATCGGCCGGGCGCGGCAGACCGGGAGCGGTGTGTCGGTGGCGGGGCGGCGTTACGAAGGTGCCTTTCTCAAGAAGGTCTATGGCAATAAGCCCGACATCTGGATCCGCACAGCCAGCAAGCATTTCAACAGTGACGACTACCCGGACAGCACGGTGTCCCCCGGTCGCGGGCCGAGTTCGGGTTGGGTCGCCGAAAACGGTAGTCGTTTCCCGCTGGCCAAAGCCAAGGTGTCGCTGGAGAAAGCCCGGCCGCATTTCGACAGCTGGGTAAAAAAGGCAGATGAGATCCTGTTGGCGATTCTCAAGCAGGAACTCAACTTTGAGCTGCAGAAATACCTTAAGAGGATAGGCAATGTCTGACGAACCGTTCAGCCTGGACCAGCTTTATCGGGCGGTAGAACAGCATCTGCGTACCCACTTGCCTGGCGTGCAGGCCGTCACAGCCTGGCCAGACATTAAGGATCGCGTGTTGCTGCCGGCGGTTTTTCTGGAGGTGGCCGAGATCGAGCCGGGTACCGATATCGGCACCGGCGAAACCTCGTTGGTTTGCAAGTTCGAGGCTCGGATCATTGTTGACCCGATCAAGCCGCATCATCATCAACAGGCCGTGCAATTGGCGACCCAGTTGGCGGTGCTGCTGCGTGCGCAGACGTGGGGGTTGGCAGTTGAGCCCGCCGAGTTTGTGCAATCGCTGCAGGACTGGACGCAGCCGCACCTGGATGGATACACCGTGTGGCTGGTGGAGTGGACTCAGCAGGTTTACCTCGGCGTTGAGGAATGGCCGTGGCGGAATGAACCACCAAGAACGTTGGTATTTGAAGCTGATCCTGGCGACGGGCCATTCAGGCCCGAGGATCTGCCGTGAGTTACGCGCTCGCCCAACATGACCGCATGATCGCGGGGGCGGTCAAGGCTTGCTACGTGGTCGCGGTGGATCTATCCGCTTCACCGCCGGTATGTCGGGTGTCCGATGGCAGTGATTGGGTCAGCGCATGGGTGCGTTGGCACAGCATCGCCGCCGGCAAAGCCCGACATTGGCGGGCACCGTCCATGGGCGAGCAGGGCAGCTTGATCAGTCCCAGCGGTGACGTGTCGCAAGGCACGTTCGTGCCGGGCCTGTACGGGAATGCCGGTCCACCACCGGACAACCGCGATCATGTCGAGGTCTGGCGTTTCGATGATGGCGGCTCGCTGGTCTACGACTGGCAGGCGAAGTCTTACACCATCACCCTGCCGAGTGGCACGGTGGCGATCAAGGTCGGCGGCACGGACGTCGTCGTTACGGATAACGCGGTAACGGTGAAGTCGGGAACGATCGATCTTGAAGCGACCGTGAATATCAAAGGGCCTGTCAATATCGACGGCGCGTTATCCGTAACGGGCAACATCGACAGCGCTGGCAACATCATGGCCGCCGGCGACAGCGACAACCACCACAAGCATTAACCCAAACATTCATCTAGCCCGCCGCGTGCGGGCTTTTTTGTACCTGGAGAAAATACATGGCCAAGATCAATGACCAGTCTGTCGAGGAGCAATCGCTGCCATTAACTCGACAGCCCGCTACCGCTCTCCTGCGAGCGCCGGATCTGCTGCTGAAGTTTCGCGACAAGCTCTACACCTCACGCACCCTGTGCATCCCAGGAACGGATCGCACGCTGGCAGTGGCGAAGCATGTGGTCGAGGTGTCGGCGTCCGATGAGCAGGCGGTCAGCTTCCTGAAGACGCATCCCGAACTGGAACCGCTGGAGTGACATAGATGATCGGAATGGATCGCCACACCGGCCAACCCATTTCCGGCATCGCTCACTTGCGCCAGTCGATTTCCGACATTCTGGGCACGCCGCTGGGTAGTCGGCGGCACCGGCCCGAGTACGGCAGCAAGCTCCGGCGATTTATCGACTTGCCTGTTAACAAGGGGTGGATCAGCGCCGTGCAGGCTGAAGTCGCTCGCGCGCTGGGCCGCTGGGAGCCGCGTTTGAAGCTGGATCGGGTGAGCGTCGTTTCGGTGATCGGCGGGCAAATCAATCTGAAAATCGTCGGTCAGTACCTGGGCGACAGCGTCACGCTAGAGGTGGCCGTATGAATATCGTGGATCTGTCGGCGTTGCCGGCGCCGACCGTGCTGGAGCCGCTCGACTTCGAGGACACCTATCAAGACACGCTAGGGGTCTTTCGCGGATACATGGGCGACAACTGGACAGCCTCGTTGGAGAGTGATCCGGTGGTCAAAGTTCTGGAGACGGGCGCCTATATCAAGGTCGGAAACCGCGCCCGGGTCAACGACGCCGGCAAGGGTCTGCTGCTGGCGTACGCCATTCGAGGCGACCTCGATCACCTCGGGGCCAACGTCAATTTGAAGCGCCTGGTGATTCAGGCGGCGGATCTGCAAGCCGTGCCACCGGTGCCCGAGGTCAAGGAAGAAGACGACCCGTTTCGCGAGCGCATCCAGTTGGCCTATGAAGGCCTGACCACGGCCGGCCCGCGTAACAGCTACATCCTGCACGCGCGCAATGCTTCGGGGCTGGTGGCGGATGCGTCAGCCGAAAGCCCGGAGCCTTGTTACGTTACGGTAACGGTGCTGAGTTCTGAGGGTGATGGGCGCGGTGTGGCCAGTCCTGAGTTGTTGGCTACGGTGCGGGCTGAGCTAAACGACGACGACGTGCGTCCGGTCGGTGATCGGGTCACGGTCAAGAGTGCGGAAATCATTGATTACCGCATTGACGCCATTCTGCACATGGCCGGCGCCGGCCCCGAAATGGATGCCAGTTTGGCGGAAGCCAAAGCCCGGCTAGCGGCGTGGATCAATCCCCGCAAGCGCCTGGGCGTGGAGGTCGCACGTTCTGCGGTCGACGCTCAATTGCACGTTGCCGGCGTTTCCCGGGTGGAGTTGCCCGACTGGGTGGATCTGGCCCCGACGAAAGAGCAGGCGGCGTACTGCGTGGGCTACACCGTGACGATGGCGGGCTGACATGAAGAGCTTTCTGCCGATCAACAGCACGCAACTGGAACGGGCCATGGAGGCCGGTTTTTTCGAGAAAACGATTGTCCCACTACGCGACCTCTACAACGCCGATACCTGTCCGGTGCATCTGCTGCCGCATCTGGCCTGGGCGTGGTCGGTGGATCGCTGGGATTACCGCTGGACTGAAGCCACCAAGCGCGCCGCTATCAAGGCGTCGTATTACATCCACAAGCACAAGGGCACCATCGGCGCGCTGCGCCGGGTGGTCGAGCCGCTGGGCTATCTGATTGAGATTGTCGAGTGGTTCCAGACGGTGCCGGAGGGCGTGCCGGGCACCTTCGCGTTGAAGGTCGGCGTTCTCGATACCGGCATCACTGAGGAAATGTATCAGGAGCTAGAGCGCCTGATCGACGACGCCAAGCCCGTCACCCGGCACCTGACCGGGCTGGCGATCAGCCTGGAAACCCAAGGCAATTTAAACATCGCCGTGTCCCTCTACGAGGGCGACGAAATCGACGTTTACCCGCCCGTTATGCGTGACATCGAGGTCACCGGCAGCTTCGGCGTGGTCGGTCGCGAACACACCATAGACACCCTGGACGTTTATTATGATTGATGCGAATTCGCAGTTTTTCGCGATCCTCACGGACGTGGGGATGGCCAAGCAGGCGAACGCCGACGCGCTCGGCATTCCCTGGCTGATCACCCAGATGGGCGTGGGGGATGCCAATGGCACCGAGCCGATCCCGAGCGTGACACAGACAAAGCTGATCAGCGAGTGGCGCCGAAAGCCGCTGAATCAACTGAAGATCGATCCGGTCAACCCGGCAGTGATCATTGCTGAACAGATTATTCCGGCCGATGAGGGCGGTAAGTGGATTCGCGAAATCGGCCTATACGATGCGGACGGTGATCTGGTGGCGGTGGCCAACTGCGCGCCGAGCTTCAAGCCGTTGCTGTCGCAGGGTTCGGGCCGCACGCAAATCGTGCGGATTAATTTCGTCGTCACCAGCACCGGAAATATTCAGCTCAAGATCGATCCGGCGGTTGTTCTGGCCTCGCGGGCCTACGTCGACGCGGCGATTCTTGAAGTGCTGCCGAAGAACAAAGCGGCAGGCCAATACACTCGCGTCAAGGTCAATGATCGCGGGATTTTCGTCTCTGGTGATAACCCGGAAACACTCGCCGGGATGGGCATCAAGGACACTTACACCAAGACCGAAATCGAGGCGATGATTGCCCAGGCCTCGGCGCTGCCGGTCGGCGCAACGGTATCCTTTCCGCTGGACAAGATCGCGCCCGGCTTTCTGGAGCTGGACGGCAGCGTCAAGAGCATTGCCGTCTATCCCGATCTGGCGGCATTCCTCGGCACGGCGTTCAACAAGGGCGATGAAGGGGCCGGCAATTTCCGCCTGCCGGAATCACGCGGCGAGTTCCTGCGCGGCTGGGATCATGGGCGCGGGGTTGATCCAGGCCGAGCGATCGGCAGTTGGGCTGATGACTCGTTCAAGTCTCACACTCATGCGGCCACCAGAGCGGGCTTTATGTCGAATGAGTTTCCGAACTCGCAGGGCACTATGGGGACGGGCGGCAATGTCACGTATGCGGGTCAGGGGGTGCAGATGGCAGCCACCGCCGCAACTGGCGGAACTGAAACTCGTCCGCGCAGCGTAGCGGTGATGTGGTGCGTCAAGGCGTGGAACGCGCCGATCAATCAGGGAAACATCGACATTGCTGCGCTCGCGGCATTGGCGGCGCAGGCCACGGAAATCAAGCTCGGCACGGCCAAGATCGCCACGCAGGCGCTGACGGATGCCGGCGTTGATGACGCCACGATCGTTACGCCAAAAAAGCTACGAGCAGGCTTCTTGTCGAGCTTCACAGCCAACGGCTACTTGGCGTTCCCGTCGTGGTTGGGAGGGCTCGTTATCCAATTGGGTGGCTTGAGCGTTAACGGCACTGCGACTGTTCCGCTTCCCATGGCTTGGCCCGCCGCTAAATGCTTCGGTGTGTGGGGCACGGGACAGACGGGCGTTGATGGCGCATCGGGCGGTTCTGCATGGGTTGAGTCGGCTGTGGTGAGTAATTCACAGATATTTTTAAAGGTTGTCACGTCGAGTTCGTCGGGGAACGTCCAGGGAAGTCGGGGTGTTTCTTGGCTGGCCATCGGCAAATAAAGGAGTTGGCATGCGCTATTACAGTCCGACCACGGGCAGCACCTACCTAAAGGGAGTTCACGCGATGATCCCCGACGATGCGATCCCTATTACTGAGGAGCGCTATTTGTCGGTGATTGCTTGCCGAGTAGATGGGAAAGTTCGCAGTCATGACGCTGAGGGGTTGCCGATATTGATTGATCCGCCGCCGCCAACCGCCGAAACCCTTGAGGGGATCGAGCGGGCTTGGCGTGACGCTCAGTTGATGCAAACCGACAACCTGGTGATCCGTCACAGGGACGAACACGAGGACGGCAGTGCAACAACCCTTAGTGCTGAGCAATACGCCGAACTGCAAGCGTTCCGCCGTGCGCTTCGAAACTGGCCGGAGGGTGAAGAGTTCCCGCTTGTCGATCACCGTCCGGTAGTGCCTTCTTGGCTGGCCGGTCAGACCCAATAAACGCCCCGCACTGACGGGGCGTTTTCTTTTCCGTTACGCGTAACACGAACACCCTCACAGCCTCGCTTATGCGGGGCTTTTTCGTTTCTGGAGATTGGACTTTATGAGTTTCTTTCACGGCGTCACGACCACTGAAGTCAAGACGGGAGCGCGCACCATCTCGCTGCCGTCGTCTTCGATCATCGGTCTTTGCGACACCTTCACCCCGGGCATTCTTGGCGGCGGGACGGCCAAGGCCGGCGAGCTGAAGTTGATCACCACCGAGCGCGAAGCCATTGCAGCCTTTGGCCCTGACTCGGCAATCACCAAGGCCTGTAAGGCGATCTACGTCAAAGCCAAGGCGGTGATCGTCGCCATCGGCGTACCCAAGCTGGAAGACGCAGCGCTGCAAACCTCGGCGATCATCGGCGGCGAACTGCTCTCGGGTCAGCGTACCGGCCTGCAGGCGCTGCTCGACGGTAAAAGCCTGTTCAACGCACAGCCGCGGTTGTTGATCGCGCCGGGCCATACGGCGACGCAGGCGGTGGCTACGGCCATCGACAGCGTGGCACAGAAACTGCGCGCCATCGGCATCATCGACGGCCCGGGTACGACCGACGAGGCTGCTATTGCCTACGCCGAAAACTTCGGCAGTCGCAACTTGTTCATGGTCGACCCGGGCGTGAAGTACTGGGACACCGTCACCAGCACCACGGT from Pseudomonas baetica includes the following:
- a CDS encoding head-tail joining protein encodes the protein MGFRDLIADIDAVVFETLGDTARIEGREEPVFGMFAAPWLQPKFGKLNTGLREPRFEIRVSDSQGLEQGMLVSVDLPALDGGGDYDLIQIEPSGDGLVALILRLRP
- a CDS encoding phage tail sheath subtilisin-like domain-containing protein, whose product is MSFFHGVTTTEVKTGARTISLPSSSIIGLCDTFTPGILGGGTAKAGELKLITTEREAIAAFGPDSAITKACKAIYVKAKAVIVAIGVPKLEDAALQTSAIIGGELLSGQRTGLQALLDGKSLFNAQPRLLIAPGHTATQAVATAIDSVAQKLRAIGIIDGPGTTDEAAIAYAENFGSRNLFMVDPGVKYWDTVTSTTVDAPGSAWAAGLFAWTDAEYGFWASPSNKELTGITGTGRAVEYLDGDETCRANLLNNANITTIIRDDGYRLWGNRTLSSDPKWAFVTRVRTLFILMDAVQAGHKWAVDRSITKTYVTDVTNGLDAFMRDLKAQGAIINFEVFPDTELNTASQIAQGKVYWRIRFTDVPPAENPNFLFEVTDQWMTEVLEAA
- a CDS encoding major capsid protein is translated as MADIAIFEDEAFTVISLTAALNDQPYLPGRISALGLFREEGITTLTVQIEKDGDTLALVPAGERGGSGLVVAASKRNLIPFNTVHLPERFTIKADEIQGIRAFGTRTELQAVQDVVNARLAKARRQLDATHEFQRMGALNGQILDADGQTVLLDLYERFGVQRQKMSMGLTKADTELRVMCGEALDMQEDALGSVTSTGSRAFCGKNFWNKLIVHKSVKETYLNSQQAAALRGDARESFEFGGIIWERYRGKVAGVSFVHDDKALLVPEGVPDLYISVFAPADYMETVNTQGIPYYSMIEPLPFNKGMAGEAQSNPLHLCTRPRAQILLEL
- a CDS encoding phage tail assembly chaperone; translation: MRYYSPTTGSTYLKGVHAMIPDDAIPITEERYLSVIACRVDGKVRSHDAEGLPILIDPPPPTAETLEGIERAWRDAQLMQTDNLVIRHRDEHEDGSATTLSAEQYAELQAFRRALRNWPEGEEFPLVDHRPVVPSWLAGQTQ
- a CDS encoding phage tail protein I encodes the protein MKSFLPINSTQLERAMEAGFFEKTIVPLRDLYNADTCPVHLLPHLAWAWSVDRWDYRWTEATKRAAIKASYYIHKHKGTIGALRRVVEPLGYLIEIVEWFQTVPEGVPGTFALKVGVLDTGITEEMYQELERLIDDAKPVTRHLTGLAISLETQGNLNIAVSLYEGDEIDVYPPVMRDIEVTGSFGVVGREHTIDTLDVYYD
- a CDS encoding baseplate assembly protein translates to MNIVDLSALPAPTVLEPLDFEDTYQDTLGVFRGYMGDNWTASLESDPVVKVLETGAYIKVGNRARVNDAGKGLLLAYAIRGDLDHLGANVNLKRLVIQAADLQAVPPVPEVKEEDDPFRERIQLAYEGLTTAGPRNSYILHARNASGLVADASAESPEPCYVTVTVLSSEGDGRGVASPELLATVRAELNDDDVRPVGDRVTVKSAEIIDYRIDAILHMAGAGPEMDASLAEAKARLAAWINPRKRLGVEVARSAVDAQLHVAGVSRVELPDWVDLAPTKEQAAYCVGYTVTMAG
- a CDS encoding phage tail protein — protein: MIDANSQFFAILTDVGMAKQANADALGIPWLITQMGVGDANGTEPIPSVTQTKLISEWRRKPLNQLKIDPVNPAVIIAEQIIPADEGGKWIREIGLYDADGDLVAVANCAPSFKPLLSQGSGRTQIVRINFVVTSTGNIQLKIDPAVVLASRAYVDAAILEVLPKNKAAGQYTRVKVNDRGIFVSGDNPETLAGMGIKDTYTKTEIEAMIAQASALPVGATVSFPLDKIAPGFLELDGSVKSIAVYPDLAAFLGTAFNKGDEGAGNFRLPESRGEFLRGWDHGRGVDPGRAIGSWADDSFKSHTHAATRAGFMSNEFPNSQGTMGTGGNVTYAGQGVQMAATAATGGTETRPRSVAVMWCVKAWNAPINQGNIDIAALAALAAQATEIKLGTAKIATQALTDAGVDDATIVTPKKLRAGFLSSFTANGYLAFPSWLGGLVIQLGGLSVNGTATVPLPMAWPAAKCFGVWGTGQTGVDGASGGSAWVESAVVSNSQIFLKVVTSSSSGNVQGSRGVSWLAIGK
- a CDS encoding phage baseplate assembly protein V; its protein translation is MSYALAQHDRMIAGAVKACYVVAVDLSASPPVCRVSDGSDWVSAWVRWHSIAAGKARHWRAPSMGEQGSLISPSGDVSQGTFVPGLYGNAGPPPDNRDHVEVWRFDDGGSLVYDWQAKSYTITLPSGTVAIKVGGTDVVVTDNAVTVKSGTIDLEATVNIKGPVNIDGALSVTGNIDSAGNIMAAGDSDNHHKH
- a CDS encoding head decoration protein; this translates as MTIKQEPMHAGEFLLSEGAGNISREAINVAAGPELWPGQILGLVTASGEFAPYEPTAEDGTENAVAILYGPLGESDVVRRGRAVVRLAEVSEAHLTGLDLAAEKALATHFVIVR
- a CDS encoding GPW/gp25 family protein gives rise to the protein MIGMDRHTGQPISGIAHLRQSISDILGTPLGSRRHRPEYGSKLRRFIDLPVNKGWISAVQAEVARALGRWEPRLKLDRVSVVSVIGGQINLKIVGQYLGDSVTLEVAV